CGGATCTGGTGGTAGACGACCTCGGACTCGTACTGCGCGGCGACGCCGGCGACCAGGCGCTGCTTCTCCGCCTCGGGGATGCCGAGCCGGTCGTAGGTCTCGCGGATGTCCTCGGGCAGCTCCTCCCAGGAGGTGGCCTGCTTCTCGGTGGAGCGGACGAAGTACTTGATGTCGTCGAAGGCGATGCCGGACAGGTCCGGGCCCCAGGTGGGCATGGGCTTCTTGTCGAACAGCTTCAGGGCCTTCAGGCGGCGCTCGAGCATCCACTCGGGCTCGCCCTTCTTGGCCGAGATGTCGCGGACGACCTCTTCGCTCAGCCCGCGGCGCGCGCTGGCGCCGATGGTGTCGTCGTCGTGCCAGCCGTAGGCGTACTGGCCCACGGACTCGATGATCTCGTCCTGTGTGAGCTTCTCCGGTGCGCTCGTCATGGTGTCCTTCCCTCGGTGAGCGGAATGTGGGTCGTGCAGGCGTGAGCTCCCTGCGCCAGGGTGGCCAGGCGCTGGACGGGAGCCCCGATCATGCGGGAGATGACGCGGGTCTCGGCCTCGCACAGCTCCGGATGGTCCGCCGCCACGTCCAGGACGGGGCAGCGGCCGTGGCAGAGCTGTGCCGTGACGAGGGTACGCGTGGTGGCGGACCCTCCACGGCGGCCGACGGGGAGCGGGACGTGCAGCGGGCGCACCGTGGTGGCGTACCCCCGCTCCGAGAGCAGCTGCGAGAGCAGCTCGAGGCGGCGCGCGGTGGAGACGAACTCCCCCGCCTGCTCCGCCTCGGCGACCCGCTCGGCGAGCAGGCGCTCCCAGTCGGCGATGCGGCGCTCCGCGAGCGACGCCACCGCCTGGTCGCCCCCGAGTCGTGCGAGCTCGTCCAGGGCCAGCACGGCGAGTTCGTCGTAGCCGCCGGGCTGCCCCTCATGGACGGGCGGGGCGAGCACGAAGGTCTTGCTGGGACGGCCCCGGCCGCGCTGGGCGACGGGGACCTCGTGCTCGATGATCACCCCGTGGGCCTCGAGGGCCGCGAGATGGCGCCGCACGGCGGCGCTGGTGAGGCCGAATCGCTCGGCCAGCTGACGGGCCGCGATGGGCCCGTGGGCGGAGATCGCCTCGACGAGTCGGTCGCGCGTGGACTGCGCGACGTCCTGCTCGAGATCGGGCTCGGTCATCGTGGCATCCTCCCTCCTCGACCCCCATGATTTTACAACAGAATGCTTTCCAAATACGGGCCGGGGTAGTGTGCGGCACAGCACGAAGGGTGCCCTTACCTGCGCGATCGTCGGCCGACGGGGGCCACCCGGCCCCGCACCCCCTGACCCACCTGTCACCCTGCACTTCCATTTAGTTCGGTTTTCAACTACTCTGGCGCCATCAGCCCCGACCCGCCCAGGAGGAGACCGCATGACCACCGCAGACACCACTGGCACCAGCACCACCGCCGACACCACCGCCGAGAACTCGACCCGCGGCTACTACGTCACGCAGGGCAAGGCGTTCGATCGCGACATGAACTACATCGACGACCGGATCACCCGCGACGGCCGCGACGGCTGGCCCGTCGAGGCGGGCCGTTACCGGCTCATCGCCGCGCGCGCCTGCCCCTGGGCGAACCGCACCCTGATCTCCCGCCGCCTGCTGGGCCTGGAGGACGTGCTCTCCGTGGGCATGCCCGGTCCCACCCACGACATGCGCTCGTGGACCTTCGACCTCGACGAGGGCGGGGTCGACCCGGTGCTCGGCTACGAGCGCCTGCAGCAGGCGTACTTCGCCCGCTTCCCCTACTACCCCCGCGGCATCACCGTCCCAGCCGTCGTGGACGTGCCCTCCAAGGCCGTGGTGACCAACGACTTCCAGCGCATCACCCTGGACTTCGCCACCGAGTGGACCGAGTTCCACCGCGAGGGCGCCCCGGACCTATACCCCGAGGCGCAGCGCGAGGAGATCGACGCGCTGAACAAGTGGATGCTCCATCGCGTCAACAACGGGGTGTACAAGGTCGGCTTCGCCGGCTCCCAGGAGGACTACGAGCGCGAGTTCGCGCTGCTGTGGGAGGCGCTGGACGAGCTCGAGGAGCGCCTCGGCACGTCCCGCTACCTCATGGGTCCCTCGATCACCGAGGCGGACGTGCGCCTGTTCCCCACCCTGATCCGCTTCGACCCCGTCTACCACGGCCATTTCAAGGCCAACCGCCAGACCCTCGCCTCGATGCCGAACCTGTGGAACTACACCAAGGACCTGTTCCAGACCCCCGGCTTCGGCGACACGGTCGACTTCGTGCAGATCAAGCGGCACTACTACTACGTACACGAGGACATCAACCCCACCCAGGTCGTGCCGCTGGGCCCGGACCTGTCCCCGCTGATGGAGGCCCACGACCGCGACCGGTTCGAGACCGACACCTGGGGTCCGGGCGGCGCCGCCCCCGAGGCGCCGCTCGCCGCCGAGGTGGTCGATCCGGCGCACACCCCGTTGCACGTCACCGGGCGCTGAGCGGCGCTCCGCCGGCGAGCTGATCACACCGCTCCCGGGCTGAGCACAGCGAGCGCGGGCGGGAGGCCTACCATGGTCGCGCCATGGACGACCTCTCCCCCGCGCTCGTCGCTGACGAGCTCACCCTCAGCTACGGCGCCGTCCGCGCCCTGGACGGCCTGAGCCTGACCGCCGAGCGCGGTCGGGTCACGGCGCTCCTGGGCCCCAACGGTGCCGGCAAGACCACCTCCATCTCCTGCGCGACGGGACTGCTGCGGCCCGACGGCGGCACCGTGCGGGTCCTCGGCGAGGACCCCTGGCGCGCCGGACCCGAGCACCGTGCCCGGGTGAGGGTGATGATCCAGGACGGCGGTCTGGTCTCGGGCACCTCCGCGATGTCCCTGCTGCGCTACGGCGCGACCCTGCACGCGGCGCCGCTCGACGTCGACCAGGTCGCCGAGCACCTCGGCATCGACGAGTTCGGCCGCACCCTGGTGCGCCGGCTCTCCGGCGGCCAGCGCCAGCGCCTGGCCCTGGCGCTTGCGATCATCGGCCGCCCCGACCTCGTGTTCCTCGACGAGCCGACGGCCGGCATGGACCCCGCGATCCGCAAGCGCGTGCGCACCCTGATCCGGGGCCTCGCCCGCACCGGCACCGCGGTGGTGCTGACCACCCATCTCATGGACGACGTCACCGGTCTCGCCGACGCGGTCCACGTCATCGCCCGCGGGAAGGTCGTCGCCTCCGGCTCCGTGCAGGAGGTCATCAGCGCCCACCGTTCCCGCGACGGCGGTCTCACCGTGCAGGCGACCGCCACGGGCGTGGACCCCGCCGTCGCCCCTGCGCTCGAGGCCGACCTGCGCGCCGCGGCGGCCCGCCACGGCGCCTCCCTCGAGGTCACCGCCGGCGGCGCCGCCGATCTGGAGAGCGTGCTGCTGGACCTCATGGAGGAGGCCGACGCCACCGCCCGTGCGGGGCGCAGCCCGGACACCACCGCGACGGAGGAGACGCGATGACCGAGCCGACCACCGCCCCTGCGAACGGGGCCGAGGCGAACGGGTCCGCGACGAACGGGGCCGCGACGAGCGGCTCCACCCCGTCGGCCCCCGAGGACCGGAGCCCGCGCCCCGCCCCGCCGCTGCGACGCATCCTCGCCCACGCCGCTCTCGAGGCGCGGATCCTGCTGTCCAACGGCGAGCAGCTCATGGTCGCGATCGTGATGCCCGCCATGGTGCTCATCGGGCTGCGCCTGCTGCCACTTGGCCGCATCGAGGGCGTGCCGGCGATCGACACCGCGGTTGCCGCGACCTTCGCCACCGCCCTGATCTCCACGTCCTTCACCTCGCAGGCGATCATGACCGGCTTCGACCGGCGCAACGGCGTGCTGCGCTGGGTGGCGACCACGCCGCTGGGTCGGGACGGGTACCTGGCCGGCAAGATCCTCGCCACGCTCGCCACGCATGTGCTGCAGGTGGTCGTGCTCGGCCTGCTCGCGCTCGTGCTGGGGTGGCGCCCGGAGCTGCTCGGTCTGCTGGCCGCGGTGCCGGTGTGGCTGGTCGGGACCGTCGCCTTCGGTGCGCTCGGCCTGCTGGTCGCCGGGACCCTGCGCACCGAGGCCGTGCTGGCCGTGTCGAACCTGGTGTTCGTGGTGCTGGTCGCCGCCGGCGGCGTCGCCTTCCCCGCCGCCGCCTATCCGCGTTTCCTGCGGGGCCTGGTGGACCTGCTGCCCTCCGGGGCGCTCGGGGAGCTGCTGCGCGCCTGCCTCGGGAACGGCCCCTTCTCCGCCGGTTCGGTGGTCGTGCTGCTGCTGTGGGCGGTCGCCGGGGTCGCCGCGGTGATCCGCTGGTTCCGCTGGACGGACGTCTGAGCGACGGGCCGGGCGCCTGAGCGACCGGACGGGTGCGGGATCCCTCGCATCCGGGCCCGGCGTCCAGACAGCGGTCCGCTGCGGAACCTAGACTGCTGGGCATGTCCAGCCCCGCCCTCGCCCCCGCTGCGCGCACCCCTGAGCGCCACGGGCGGATCACAACCCTGCCCGATGCCCGCCTGACCTCGTGGGGGCCGCAGCGCCGGGCGCGCCTGGCCGCCATCGCGCTCTGGGGCAACCTGATCTGCCAGATGGGCATCATCCTCTCCGGCGGCGCGGTGCGCCTGACCGGCAGCGGGCTGGGCTGCTCGACCTGGCCCAACTGCGAGCCCGGCCAGTTCACCCCCGTGCTGACGATGGAGTCGGGCATCCACCCCTTCGTCGAGTTCGGCAACCGCACCCTCACCGGTGTGCTGAGCATCTTCGCGATCGCCGTGCTGGTGGTGACCTACCGGTGGCTGTCCCACAAGGGGCGCGGCTTCCGCATGCTCGCCTGGGTTCCGCTGATCGGCACCGCCCTGCAGGCGCTCATCGGCGCCTTCGTGGTGTGGCTCGACCTCCACCCGGGCCTGGTCAGCCCCCACTTCCTCATCTCCCCCGTGATCGGGGCGCTGTCGACGGTGCTGCTGGTGCGGCTCTACGACGGGGACGGGCGCGTGCGCCTGGCCGTGCCCGGGAAGGTGCTCGGCCTGTACGTCGCGCTCGCGGTGGTCGGCTTCGTGGTGCTGGTGCTCGGCACCATCGTCACCGGTACCGGCCCGCACTCGGGCGACTCCGGGGACATCACCCGCATCATGCTCGATCCGGTGGTCATCTCCCGCGTCCACGCGATGGCGGTCTACGCCTTCCTCGCCCTGCTGATCGCGCTGCTGGTGGTGCTGCACCGCCTGCGCGCCCGGCGCGAGGCGAGCACCGCCGCCTGGGCGCTGCTCGCCCTCACCCTCGCCCAGGGCATGGTCGGCTACATCCAGTACTTCACCGGCCTGCCGGCGGGCATGGTCTTCGCCCATCTGATCGGCGCCGCCCTCTTCGCCCCGGCGATCGCCTGGGTGGGCGCGCGCCTGGTCACCTGGCAGGAGCAGCGATGATCCTCGGACGCAGGCGCCGCAGCTCGACCCAGGAGCTGCCCACCACCGCGCAGGCCCGCCCCGCGGGCGAGTTCGTCGCCTCCGTCCTCTCGCACCTGCGCGAGGTCGTGGACGTGGGCTGGAACCTCCTGGAGGTGGACGCCGAGGCCCACCGCATGATCCGCGAGGCCGGCGCCACCAGCTGCTACATCGACTACCACCCCGTGTTCGGCGCCTCCCCCTTCGGGTACGTCATCTGCACCTCGCTGAACGAGGGCGTGCTGCACGGCCGCCCCTACGACCGGGTGCTCGAGGACGGGGACCTGCTCTCGCTGGACTTCGCGGTCTCGCTCGAGGGATGGGTCGCCGACTCGTGCCTGACGATCCCCGTGGGCACGCCCCGCGCCGCGGACCTGCAGCTGATCCGCGACACCGAGCAGGTGATGTGGGCCGGCATCGACCAGGTCACCGCCGGGGCGACCGTGGGCGACATCGGCCACGCCGTGATGAA
This genomic interval from Brachybacterium aquaticum contains the following:
- the map gene encoding type I methionyl aminopeptidase, with translation MILGRRRRSSTQELPTTAQARPAGEFVASVLSHLREVVDVGWNLLEVDAEAHRMIREAGATSCYIDYHPVFGASPFGYVICTSLNEGVLHGRPYDRVLEDGDLLSLDFAVSLEGWVADSCLTIPVGTPRAADLQLIRDTEQVMWAGIDQVTAGATVGDIGHAVMNEAHSLGYTINDRFGGHGVGRTMHEAPFVPNHGTPGGGAELVAGQLITVEPFLVPTTSDLVVDERDGWTQLSADGSRGAHAEHTLQVTDGAPVVLTARADDPAPRSSLG
- a CDS encoding ABC transporter permease — protein: MTEPTTAPANGAEANGSATNGAATSGSTPSAPEDRSPRPAPPLRRILAHAALEARILLSNGEQLMVAIVMPAMVLIGLRLLPLGRIEGVPAIDTAVAATFATALISTSFTSQAIMTGFDRRNGVLRWVATTPLGRDGYLAGKILATLATHVLQVVVLGLLALVLGWRPELLGLLAAVPVWLVGTVAFGALGLLVAGTLRTEAVLAVSNLVFVVLVAAGGVAFPAAAYPRFLRGLVDLLPSGALGELLRACLGNGPFSAGSVVVLLLWAVAGVAAVIRWFRWTDV
- a CDS encoding ABC transporter ATP-binding protein, with protein sequence MDDLSPALVADELTLSYGAVRALDGLSLTAERGRVTALLGPNGAGKTTSISCATGLLRPDGGTVRVLGEDPWRAGPEHRARVRVMIQDGGLVSGTSAMSLLRYGATLHAAPLDVDQVAEHLGIDEFGRTLVRRLSGGQRQRLALALAIIGRPDLVFLDEPTAGMDPAIRKRVRTLIRGLARTGTAVVLTTHLMDDVTGLADAVHVIARGKVVASGSVQEVISAHRSRDGGLTVQATATGVDPAVAPALEADLRAAAARHGASLEVTAGGAADLESVLLDLMEEADATARAGRSPDTTATEETR
- a CDS encoding glutathione S-transferase family protein, yielding MTTADTTGTSTTADTTAENSTRGYYVTQGKAFDRDMNYIDDRITRDGRDGWPVEAGRYRLIAARACPWANRTLISRRLLGLEDVLSVGMPGPTHDMRSWTFDLDEGGVDPVLGYERLQQAYFARFPYYPRGITVPAVVDVPSKAVVTNDFQRITLDFATEWTEFHREGAPDLYPEAQREEIDALNKWMLHRVNNGVYKVGFAGSQEDYEREFALLWEALDELEERLGTSRYLMGPSITEADVRLFPTLIRFDPVYHGHFKANRQTLASMPNLWNYTKDLFQTPGFGDTVDFVQIKRHYYYVHEDINPTQVVPLGPDLSPLMEAHDRDRFETDTWGPGGAAPEAPLAAEVVDPAHTPLHVTGR
- a CDS encoding helix-turn-helix transcriptional regulator, whose amino-acid sequence is MTEPDLEQDVAQSTRDRLVEAISAHGPIAARQLAERFGLTSAAVRRHLAALEAHGVIIEHEVPVAQRGRGRPSKTFVLAPPVHEGQPGGYDELAVLALDELARLGGDQAVASLAERRIADWERLLAERVAEAEQAGEFVSTARRLELLSQLLSERGYATTVRPLHVPLPVGRRGGSATTRTLVTAQLCHGRCPVLDVAADHPELCEAETRVISRMIGAPVQRLATLAQGAHACTTHIPLTEGRTP
- a CDS encoding COX15/CtaA family protein; this encodes MSSPALAPAARTPERHGRITTLPDARLTSWGPQRRARLAAIALWGNLICQMGIILSGGAVRLTGSGLGCSTWPNCEPGQFTPVLTMESGIHPFVEFGNRTLTGVLSIFAIAVLVVTYRWLSHKGRGFRMLAWVPLIGTALQALIGAFVVWLDLHPGLVSPHFLISPVIGALSTVLLVRLYDGDGRVRLAVPGKVLGLYVALAVVGFVVLVLGTIVTGTGPHSGDSGDITRIMLDPVVISRVHAMAVYAFLALLIALLVVLHRLRARREASTAAWALLALTLAQGMVGYIQYFTGLPAGMVFAHLIGAALFAPAIAWVGARLVTWQEQR